DNA from Lachnospiraceae bacterium C1.1:
CAGTACATACACCAACAATTTCTATTTTTTCAATATTCTTAAGCACGAGTTGTTTTCTCAATTCTTCGCCTAGTTCTGTTGCACCAAAGGTATATTTTTTTATAACAGGTCTTCCTTCTGTATATGGAATCAATTCGTCAATGATCTCCCACCCCTCTGTTCCGTCTATACAATGTGGAACAGGAAGGTTCTTACCTTCTTCCGTTTCCATATAATTTCCTAAATGTGTATCCTTAGTAAAGATAACTATGTCATTATCCTCTATTGCATTTTTTACTTTTTCTACCAGATTGGGAACTATGGCAATGGCTTCTTCATTTCTGAGTGCCCCAGTAACAAAA
Protein-coding regions in this window:
- a CDS encoding isochorismatase family cysteine hydrolase — protein: MNRILVVVDMQNDFVTGALRNEEAIAIVPNLVEKVKNAIEDNDIVIFTKDTHLGNYMETEEGKNLPVPHCIDGTEGWEIIDELIPYTEGRPVIKKYTFGATELGEELRKQLVLKNIEKIEIVGVCTDVCVISNAMVTKAYLPNIPICVDAACCAGISPEGHDTALNAMKATHIHISNEGKEPWRKYD